The proteins below are encoded in one region of Methanofollis aquaemaris:
- a CDS encoding ABC transporter permease gives MTANGLRIIAKKEFSDHIRSRRFHLLLGILVVIAAVGMIAGVVQYSKDIADYNAVQTITQSEDLTVDGDLAGMKPSILSVYYQMGILTASIGVVLGIAMGFDLVTREKENKTLKILLSHPIYRDEVINGKALGGLGAIALAMGIVLIVSLAIMSIFGLVPDHEEMVRILISGVVSFLLMFTFFSLSLLMSAVSKDSGSALLYALIVMIVLSSFIPIFTFGPVYSAIFGDPPDLPGTSTYAYQQSSSTYTRVGVTSGDTIESEDLEAYEKASRRYMTQKQMITDIVTLISPTGNYQAVQNVVCRPGGEMQGIACNVIALLAMPAAFFGVAWVRFMREDIR, from the coding sequence ATGACTGCAAACGGGCTGCGTATCATAGCAAAAAAGGAATTTTCAGATCATATCCGGAGCAGGCGGTTTCATCTCCTCCTCGGGATCCTGGTCGTCATCGCCGCTGTCGGCATGATTGCCGGAGTTGTGCAGTATAGCAAGGATATCGCCGATTACAATGCGGTCCAGACGATTACCCAGAGCGAAGACCTTACGGTCGACGGCGATCTTGCCGGCATGAAACCATCCATCCTCTCGGTTTATTATCAGATGGGGATCCTGACCGCCAGTATCGGCGTGGTGCTCGGGATCGCCATGGGCTTCGACCTGGTGACCCGGGAAAAAGAGAACAAAACTCTGAAAATTCTGCTATCCCATCCGATATACCGGGACGAAGTGATCAACGGCAAGGCCCTCGGCGGGTTGGGAGCGATCGCCCTCGCGATGGGGATCGTCCTGATTGTCTCCCTTGCGATCATGAGCATCTTCGGACTTGTCCCGGACCACGAAGAGATGGTACGCATACTGATCTCTGGTGTGGTTTCGTTCCTCCTGATGTTCACGTTCTTCTCACTCTCCCTGTTGATGTCGGCGGTCTCGAAGGACAGCGGGAGCGCCCTGCTGTATGCTCTGATCGTGATGATCGTCCTCTCTTCGTTCATCCCGATCTTCACGTTCGGCCCGGTATACTCGGCCATCTTCGGCGATCCCCCCGACCTTCCCGGCACCTCCACCTACGCATACCAGCAGAGTTCTTCGACCTACACAAGAGTCGGGGTAACATCCGGCGACACGATAGAAAGCGAAGATCTCGAAGCCTATGAGAAGGCGTCGAGACGATACATGACGCAGAAACAGATGATCACCGATATCGTCACGCTTATCTCTCCGACCGGCAACTATCAGGCGGTCCAGAATGTTGTCTGTCGGCCTGGCGGCGAGATGCAAGGCATCGCCTGCAACGTCATCGCCCTGCTCGCGATGCCTGCGGCCTTCTTCGGGGTGGCGTGGGTCAGGTTCATGCGGGAGGACATCCGATGA